The genome window GCCGGCGGCGTGCTCGCCGGGTATATCGCCATGGGAGTTCCCGCCTCGCATTTGCTCGCGGCGAGCGTCATGTCGGCGCCGGCCGCGCTGATGATGGCAAAAATTATCTTGCCAGAAAAGGAAGAATCGGTCACCAAGGGCCACGTGAAAGTGCCGCCGGGAAAAGTTGCAGGGGATGTGATTGAAGCGGCTGCGGTTGGCGCCGCCGATGGCATGAAACTGGCCGTGAATGTCGGCGCGATGCTGCTGGCCTTCATCGCACTCATCGCCGTGGTCAACGCGGGTATGGGCGTCATTCACGACGCGCTGTCAAATTGGGTGGGCTTCACTTATTTTCCGCAAGATTTGCGCACACTCTTCGGCTGGATTTTCGCGCCACTGGCCTGGCTTATGGGCGTGCCGTGGAAGGATTGTCTGGAATTCGGCAATTTGCTCGGCACCAAAATCTCCATCAACGAATTTTTGGCGTATGTGCATCTCGGCGAGTTGATTGAAAGCCGAGGCATGAGTGAACGCGCCATCACGATTGCGACGTATGCACTGTGCGGGTTTTCGAATTTTTCTTCCATTGCGATTCAAATCGGCGGCATTGGCGGCATGGCCCCCGAACGCCGCGGCGATTTGGCCAAACTCGGCCTGCGCGCCATGTTTGGCGGCGCGCTCGCGAGTTGGATGACGGCAACGATTGCAGGCATGCTCATCGGATAAGCGGCAGGGGATGAGACAATAATATTTGATCATCCTGAACGGACATTGCGCTTTGCGACGCGGATGGTTGGATATGTTCGCAACGTTTTCGTGTGATGCCGCGGATTTGAGACTGGCCGCGAGCGCTCGAACAAATCCGGAGGTAGATTTTTCGACCGGCGTTCTACAGGTAAAAAAGTGTTTAAGGCATACAAATTTTTGATTGACGGATTGGTTTGTTAGTTTTTTGTTCGTTTAGCTTCTGCAAGCGAATGCTGGTGAACACGGTTTTTGCAGTGGCATAATTTGGCGCAATCAATCAATTATTGGCTCCTTATTCTTTGTAACATTGTCTCCCTGGCTTATGAACATTTTCCGCACCAAAAATCTCGATCAATTGGCCCAGGATGCCGAGAAAACCAACTTGAAACGTTCTCTTGGCGCGGTTGATTTGATTTCACTCGGCATCGGCGCGATCATCGGCACCGGTATTTTTGCCGTCATCGGCACCGCCGTCGCCGGCGATGCGATGCGCCCCGGCGCCGGGCCGGCGATCATGCTGTCTTTCGTGCTCACCGCTGTAGCCTGCGCGTTCTGTGGCTTGTGCTACGCCGAGTTTGCCTCGCTCGTGCCGGTTTCAGGCAGCGCCTACACCTATTCCTATGCAACATTGGGCGAGGCTGTGGCATGGATCATTGGCTGGGATTTGATTATCGAATATGCCATTGGCAATGTCGCGGTGGCCATTGGCTGGGCGGCATATTTTCATCAAATGTGTGAAGGCCTCGGCATTCACATCCCCGCGTGGCTCTCTGTGGATTATCGTTCTGCGGCGCAGGCCGCTGCCGCCGTG of Cytophagia bacterium CHB2 contains these proteins:
- a CDS encoding NupC/NupG family nucleoside CNT transporter: AGGVLAGYIAMGVPASHLLAASVMSAPAALMMAKIILPEKEESVTKGHVKVPPGKVAGDVIEAAAVGAADGMKLAVNVGAMLLAFIALIAVVNAGMGVIHDALSNWVGFTYFPQDLRTLFGWIFAPLAWLMGVPWKDCLEFGNLLGTKISINEFLAYVHLGELIESRGMSERAITIATYALCGFSNFSSIAIQIGGIGGMAPERRGDLAKLGLRAMFGGALASWMTATIAGMLIG